The Cottoperca gobio chromosome 6, fCotGob3.1, whole genome shotgun sequence genome has a segment encoding these proteins:
- the LOC115009237 gene encoding Fanconi anemia core complex-associated protein 24-like yields MDTKAPSLLNAVPPYGHVIASEKWRNSSLIQSLKGGGVKTLFENELGVADFHLPNKSCILYVSECDIIAGNGYKRKLVRYRNSSSSFQELVLVENTRLSEQYFSAVQKFVVLDLGLTLLPVSGQTEASQLISQMVDGEGRENPFRSRSSSLLLDPLVLALVQHVPGVGRVKALALLQHFSSIHQLCNAAPDQLEHIVGQAAAQQIHSFFHKPTAAGS; encoded by the exons ATGGACACCAAAGCGCCTTCTCTGCTGAATGCGGTTCCTCCTTACGGACATGTTATAGCCAGCGAGAAATGGAGGAATTCGTCCCTCATTCAAAGTTTAAAGg GTGGAGGAGTGAAAACCCTCTTTGAGAATGAGCTTGGCGTGGCAGATTTCCACCTGCCCAACAAAAGCTGCATCCTGTACGTGTCTGAGTGCGACATCATAGCAGGAAACGGCTACAAGAGGAAACTGGTTCGCTACAGAAAC agcagcagcagtttccAGGAGCTGGTGTTGGTGGAGAACACCAGACTCAGTGAGCAGTACTTCTCTGCGGTGCAGAAGTTTGTGGTGTTGGACCTCGGATTGACTCTGCTGCCGGTCAGCGGGCAGACTGAGGCCTCGCAGCTCATCAGTCAGATG GTTGACGGGGAGGGCAGAGAGAACCCCTTCAGGAGCAGGAGTTCCTCTCTGCTGTTGGACCCACTGGTCCTGGCTCTGGTGCAGCATGTCCCTGGGGTCGGCAGGGTCAAAGCTCTGGCCCTGCTGCAGCACTTCTCCAGCATCCACCAGCTCTGCAACGCCGCCCCCGACCAGCTGGAGCACATTGTGGGTCAGGCTGCGGCTCAGCAAATCCACAGCTTCTTCCACAAACCCACTGCTGCTGGAAGCTGA